A region of the Stieleria neptunia genome:
TCGCTCATAGGGGGCAACGCTGCCTCGTGGGGGGATGAACTGCCGGAGGCAAAATGCGGTTGGAAAGGGGGGCGGGACGTGGGATGCTAAAACGCAGCGGGCAGCGGAACAGTGTCCGCCAGACTATCATTGCCAAGCATACCGCCTGCACGCGCAATCCGTTACCGGCGTTCACGATACATGGCTGCAGAAATTAATGTGACCGACTCCTTCAACGACCGCGGTGCCCCGCCGCGCCCCTTGCTACCGGTGGACCGCCGGGTCAAGCAGGGGGGGTGGCTGTTCTTGCTTTCGCTGTTCGTTTTTTTCGGCGCCACGCTGCTGCTCTATGCCCTCTACGCGGTCTCGCGAAGCGACGATCCGCTGAAATGGGTGCCGCTTCCCAAGACCTTTCTGGTCAGCACGGTTTGCCTGATCGCGATCAGCTTTCTGGTCCACGCCGCGACGCGGACGGTGCGTCGCGATCGGTTTCGCGCGACCGCTTGGCTGCTGGGGATCAGCACCACCGCCGCCGTGGTGTTTACGGTCGTCCAGTGCCTGGCGATGACCGAAATCCTGCTCGGACCGGCGACCTTTGAAGGCCCCGGCCGCGGTGTGGCGGGGATGGTCGTGGTGCTGGCCGTTCTGCACGCCCTGCACGTGCTCGGGGGCATCGTCGCGCTGGGCATCGTCACCACCCGCTCGGCGACCGGGATGTATGACCACGAACGGCACTGGCCGGTCGATTTCGCCGCCCACTACTGGCACTTTCTCGATCTCGTCTGGGTCTGCATGATCGTCACGTTTTGGCTGACCACGGGCGGATTCGGGTTCTAGGCTCTGTCCCTAAACGACGTTCACCGCCAGTAAACCGCGAAAACGGGGTCAGGAGTCAATAGCCGGAACGGCCCTACGGGTGCTTCGCACTATTGACTCCTGACCCCCTTTTCGCTCGCAGGACTTTAGGGACAGAGCCTAGACTTCATCTTTACGCCGATCCCGTCGGTCCCGTAGACTCCGGCGGCAAACGTTGCAACGGATGCCACAGCACCGACACGAGCCAAAGGATGGGCTAAATGTATCGCTGGTTACTCTGCTTTCGTTATCTCAAAACACGCTACATCGCACTGGCGTCGATCATCAGTGTCACCTTGGGCGTGGCGACGTTGATCGTCGTCAACAGCGTGATGAGCGGATTCTCGACCGAGATGCACGAACGGCTGCACGGTCTGGCGTCGGATGTCATGATCGAATGCCATGCCACCGGCGGCATGCCCGATCCCGACGCCCACCTACGTGAAATCGAGCGGATCTGTGGCCCGGCACTGGTCGGATCCTCGGTCAGCGTCAGCGTCCCCGCCATGCTGGGGATCGATTTCCGCGGCCAACAAATCGGCCGGCACGTCAATTTGATCGGACTGGACCCGGTGACCTATGACAGCGTCAGCGACTTCGGCAAATACCTGCTGCATCCGGAAAACCAGAAATCGGCCAGCTTCAAGCTCCGCGATTCGGGCTATGCCCCCGACCGCAAGGAACTCGCCGCGGCCGGTTGGAGTCACCGCCGTGACCGTGTCAGCGAAGAACGTCGCATCGAAAAAATGGTCGCCCAAGAGCGACAGATGATGGCCGAGTTGCATCGCAAGGCAAATGGCCAAAGCGAGCCGTCCGAGCAGGACGAAGCCGCCGCAAACGCCGCCGAAGGACCATCCTTCGGACCTTCATTCTCCCAGGAGTTGATGTCCGGTGCTGATGGGCCGTTGGTCGCCTCCCTGGATCCGATGGAGGAACAATTCCCTGGCATCATCTTGGGGATTTCAACCTGCAGCGTCCGCCACCGCGACGACGCCGGCCAAGTCCAGGATCACTACTACGCCCAACCGGGCGACGACGTTCGTATGATGTTTCCCAACGCGGCGGGCGAAACGAAAGTCATCAACCAGAAATTCACCGTCGTCGATTTGTATGAATCCGGGATGAGCGAGTACGACAGCACGTTTGCGTTCGTCCGCCTGGATCAACTGCAAGAATTCCGCGGCATGATCGATCCGGAAACCGGCGTCCGCAGCGTCACCACGATTCAATTAAAACTGGCCGAAGGCACGGATCTGAACGCCATCCGCGACGCCTTGCGCGATCGTTTTCCGCCCGAGTTGTACGCCTACAACATCCAGACCTGGCGCGACCTGCAAGGCCCACTGCTGTCGGCGGTGCGTTTGGAAACCACGATCTTGAACATCCTGCTGTTCCTGATCATCGCCGTCGCCGGCTTCGGAATCCTCGCCACGTTCTTCATGATTGTGGTCGAAAAAACACGCGACATCGGAACCCTCAAGGCATTGGGCGCCTCCGGACGCGGCGTCAGCAGCATCTTCATGACCTACGGATTGCTGCTCGGATTTGTGGGCAGCGGTGCCGGCCTGATCGGTGGGCTGTTATTCGTGCACTACATCAACGACATCGCCGAGTTGCTGGAACTGTTTACCGGCCAGGAAGTGTTCGATCCGACGGTCTACTACTTCACCGAGATCCCCACGATCGTTCATCCCTTCACGCTGGTTTGGGTGATGTGCGGCGCCGTTGCCATCGCCGTGATGGCGAGCGTGTTGCCGGCCATGCGGGCGGCACGCATGCATCCCGTTCAAGCGCTGCGTTTCGAATGATGCGAAAAAAGGTGTCCGACACCTTTTTGGTGATCTGGCGAATTTGCGTTGCCCACCCCCTCCCCATGACTTGAGATCGTTTGATGCCCACCCCCATCGTTCTGACCGCGCGCGGACTGAAGAAGAGCTATCACAAGGACCGCATCGATGTCCCCGTCTTGCGCGGCGTGGATCTTGAAGTCCGACAAGGTCTGGTCACCGCGCTGGTCGGCCGCAGCGGCAGCGGCAAGAGTACGCTGATGCACTTGTTGGCCACGCTGGACCGCCCCGACAAAGGCGAGGTTTTCTTTCGCGGCAATCGAATCGACAACGCCCCGCGTGCGGTCCGCGATGATTATCGCAACCACGAAATCGGCATCATCTTTCAGTTCTATCATCTGCTGCCGGAACTCTCGGCGATCGAGAACGTGCTCGCCCCGGCGATGATCGGGCAGAGCGTCTGGAGCTACTTTAGATCGCGATCGGAAAATCGTCGCCGTGCCGAAACGATGCTCGATCGCGTCGGTCTGCTGCACCGCGCGAACCATCGTCCGAGTGAAATGAGCGGTGGAGAGATGCAGCGGGTCGCGAT
Encoded here:
- a CDS encoding cytochrome c oxidase subunit 3 — translated: MAAEINVTDSFNDRGAPPRPLLPVDRRVKQGGWLFLLSLFVFFGATLLLYALYAVSRSDDPLKWVPLPKTFLVSTVCLIAISFLVHAATRTVRRDRFRATAWLLGISTTAAVVFTVVQCLAMTEILLGPATFEGPGRGVAGMVVVLAVLHALHVLGGIVALGIVTTRSATGMYDHERHWPVDFAAHYWHFLDLVWVCMIVTFWLTTGGFGF
- a CDS encoding ABC transporter permease → MYRWLLCFRYLKTRYIALASIISVTLGVATLIVVNSVMSGFSTEMHERLHGLASDVMIECHATGGMPDPDAHLREIERICGPALVGSSVSVSVPAMLGIDFRGQQIGRHVNLIGLDPVTYDSVSDFGKYLLHPENQKSASFKLRDSGYAPDRKELAAAGWSHRRDRVSEERRIEKMVAQERQMMAELHRKANGQSEPSEQDEAAANAAEGPSFGPSFSQELMSGADGPLVASLDPMEEQFPGIILGISTCSVRHRDDAGQVQDHYYAQPGDDVRMMFPNAAGETKVINQKFTVVDLYESGMSEYDSTFAFVRLDQLQEFRGMIDPETGVRSVTTIQLKLAEGTDLNAIRDALRDRFPPELYAYNIQTWRDLQGPLLSAVRLETTILNILLFLIIAVAGFGILATFFMIVVEKTRDIGTLKALGASGRGVSSIFMTYGLLLGFVGSGAGLIGGLLFVHYINDIAELLELFTGQEVFDPTVYYFTEIPTIVHPFTLVWVMCGAVAIAVMASVLPAMRAARMHPVQALRFE
- a CDS encoding ABC transporter ATP-binding protein; this encodes MPTPIVLTARGLKKSYHKDRIDVPVLRGVDLEVRQGLVTALVGRSGSGKSTLMHLLATLDRPDKGEVFFRGNRIDNAPRAVRDDYRNHEIGIIFQFYHLLPELSAIENVLAPAMIGQSVWSYFRSRSENRRRAETMLDRVGLLHRANHRPSEMSGGEMQRVAIARALMTDPKLLLADEPTGNLDTETGQEILRLLADLKERDNLTILMITHDDEIAASADVCWRMQDGLIHSEPGVHETPAFATHAA